One window from the genome of Paenibacillus azoreducens encodes:
- a CDS encoding response regulator transcription factor, whose amino-acid sequence MIHILVADDDAHIRELLRHVLQHEGYAVFEACDGIEATEVLSREHINLAVIDVMMPGKDGLQLCSEIRQDYDFPVILLTAKDQLPDKEKGYSAGTDDYVTKPFEPKELVFRIKALLRRYQMVNEQVIKLNDTVIDAKNYMVYCGDSMFMLPMKEFELLTQLASFPDRTFSREELIQLIWGADFEGDDRTVDVHIKRLRERFADITDDFSIRTVRGVGYKLEVAKK is encoded by the coding sequence ATGATACATATTTTGGTGGCGGACGACGATGCCCATATCCGCGAACTGCTTAGGCATGTCCTGCAGCATGAAGGATATGCCGTTTTCGAGGCATGCGATGGCATCGAGGCTACGGAAGTGCTGTCCAGGGAGCATATCAACCTGGCGGTTATCGACGTGATGATGCCTGGCAAAGACGGATTGCAGTTGTGCAGCGAGATTCGCCAGGATTATGATTTTCCCGTCATTCTGTTGACGGCTAAGGATCAGCTGCCCGACAAAGAAAAGGGATATTCCGCGGGAACGGATGATTACGTAACCAAACCCTTTGAGCCAAAAGAGCTGGTGTTCAGGATTAAAGCGCTGCTGCGTCGTTACCAGATGGTGAATGAACAGGTCATCAAGCTGAACGACACGGTCATTGACGCCAAAAATTACATGGTATACTGCGGCGACAGCATGTTCATGCTGCCCATGAAGGAATTCGAGCTGTTGACGCAGCTGGCGAGTTTCCCGGATCGCACCTTTTCACGCGAGGAGTTGATCCAGCTGATTTGGGGCGCGGATTTCGAAGGCGACGACCGGACGGTTGACGTCCATATCAAAAGGCTGCGGGAGCGTTTTGCGGATATAACCGATGATTTCAGCATCCGCACCGTGCGCGGGGTCGGCTATAAATTGGAGGTGGCCAAAAAATGA
- a CDS encoding phytanoyl-CoA dioxygenase family protein, giving the protein MKQSKLTAEEINGYRKDGYALYKKQLFSPDKFGMLKQIFEEQLAEKGDKLSDELDTPHFRDERLLDFLMSDEVLNLVEPLIGPNIGLWSSHFICKDPYTGRATPWHEDSAYWKGRLDRFDKIVTVWLAIDRSWEENGCMRVIPGTHHNGFSEYENVDGKANTFGTQIKGVDESKAVYFGLEPGECSVHDSRIIHGARPNTSPYRRCGYTMRYFSTEAKVIPENNPGFKIWLARGKDIAGNPFINI; this is encoded by the coding sequence ATGAAACAAAGCAAGTTGACAGCGGAAGAGATTAACGGTTACCGTAAAGACGGATACGCACTATACAAGAAGCAGCTGTTCAGCCCGGATAAGTTTGGCATGTTGAAGCAAATATTCGAAGAGCAGCTGGCCGAAAAGGGAGACAAGCTTTCCGATGAGCTCGACACGCCGCATTTTCGCGACGAACGGCTGCTTGACTTTTTGATGAGCGATGAAGTGCTGAACTTGGTAGAGCCTTTGATCGGACCGAACATCGGGCTTTGGTCGAGCCATTTTATATGCAAGGACCCTTATACGGGGCGCGCGACGCCGTGGCATGAGGATTCCGCTTATTGGAAAGGACGGCTTGACCGCTTTGACAAAATCGTAACCGTCTGGCTGGCCATCGACCGAAGTTGGGAGGAAAACGGCTGCATGCGCGTCATTCCAGGCACGCATCATAACGGATTTTCCGAATATGAGAATGTAGACGGCAAAGCCAATACGTTCGGAACCCAAATCAAAGGCGTGGATGAATCGAAAGCCGTATATTTCGGGCTGGAGCCCGGAGAATGTTCTGTGCATGACTCCCGCATTATTCACGGGGCGCGTCCGAATACGAGCCCTTACCGCCGCTGCGGTTATACGATGCGCTATTTTTCCACGGAAGCCAAGGTGATACCGGAAAATAATCCGGGATTCAAAATCTGGCTTGCACGCGGAAAGGACATTGCGGGAAATCCGTTTATCAATATTTAA
- a CDS encoding threonine/serine exporter family protein has protein sequence MMKEIAFHVMFSFISSVSFGMLCNVPKRSIAAGGMIGMIGWMGYMGMSAYGCGVFAASLVCSLLLAFAGQLAAGKYKMPVTVFFVPGLAPVVPGITFYEGFRSLILGEYAASGVVFLHVAYGAVGLACGIVVVDILYRFTIGTAIRRSQAAAQKRSCSDARGT, from the coding sequence ATGATGAAAGAAATTGCATTTCATGTGATGTTTAGCTTTATCTCTTCCGTATCGTTCGGGATGCTCTGCAACGTGCCTAAACGGTCGATCGCTGCAGGAGGGATGATCGGCATGATCGGATGGATGGGGTATATGGGAATGTCGGCTTACGGTTGCGGCGTTTTTGCTGCAAGTCTGGTTTGTTCTTTGCTGCTGGCGTTTGCGGGACAATTGGCGGCCGGTAAATACAAAATGCCCGTAACGGTTTTTTTTGTGCCGGGACTAGCGCCCGTCGTGCCTGGCATTACGTTTTATGAAGGCTTCCGCAGTCTTATTTTAGGGGAATATGCTGCGTCCGGGGTTGTCTTTTTGCATGTCGCCTACGGTGCGGTAGGGCTTGCCTGCGGCATCGTTGTCGTAGATATTTTATACCGGTTCACGATTGGAACGGCGATTCGCCGGAGCCAAGCGGCAGCACAGAAGAGGTCTTGCTCAGATGCCCGCGGTACATAG
- a CDS encoding Rrf2 family transcriptional regulator yields MQIKSGVEQAMCILVMLATQRNGEAVTSDTISERLDVSPSFLKKIMRMLVVKKIITSTSGKNGGFQLAKDVDDIQLLEVFEAIEGVSPFLKTTNLVQHIFSDQKTAQAGEKIMKQAFDHAEQSYRSELASYSLGVLLRETFKVGDLQQFDWNGIRRV; encoded by the coding sequence ATGCAGATTAAAAGTGGAGTTGAGCAGGCCATGTGCATATTGGTGATGCTGGCGACGCAGCGTAATGGAGAAGCGGTAACAAGCGATACGATCAGCGAGCGTCTGGATGTATCTCCTTCGTTTTTGAAAAAAATCATGAGGATGCTCGTCGTAAAAAAAATCATTACATCGACGTCGGGAAAAAACGGCGGCTTCCAGCTTGCTAAAGACGTGGATGATATCCAACTTCTCGAAGTCTTTGAAGCGATCGAAGGCGTAAGCCCATTCCTGAAAACGACAAATCTGGTTCAGCACATATTTTCGGATCAGAAGACCGCACAAGCCGGCGAAAAAATTATGAAGCAAGCTTTTGACCATGCCGAGCAAAGCTACCGCTCCGAACTTGCCTCTTATTCGCTTGGCGTGTTATTGCGCGAAACTTTCAAGGTGGGGGATTTGCAGCAGTTCGATTGGAACGGAATCAGACGCGTTTAA
- a CDS encoding HAMP domain-containing sensor histidine kinase, whose amino-acid sequence MKSLYLRIVLTTIAVMMLSSVLAFVLANVYYQYKLKPVNDSKITQVAENIKLFCESHPASAREPYLESIGALGYQIYVVGPSGKSSFYGGAFRNAELASSIIKQVQQGEVYHGIGQFPSKAFITGFFDNTLVNTIGVPLHYDTGTYALFVRPNIDMLLGELHIFLAVIVVLIILLSILLVVVSTRYIVKPITKLTEATQLISQGTYHLKLNVNRKDEIGRLASHFAQMAKGLEQLEAMRQEFVSNVSHEIQSPLSSIQGFSQTLQTGEVSEEERKHYLAVIESEAKRMSQMSRQLLMLASLDKEQDALEKTTFNMAEQIKEVLLTTEWSWRQKELAINMQLPEVLISADQRLLHQVWVNLMTNSIKFTPEGGTISIRLHQDDKNGYVDFKDSGIGIAEENIPYIFNRFYKADKARSRREGETGSGLGLAITQKIISLHGGTITVESRVNEGTEFHIKLPLK is encoded by the coding sequence ATGAAATCCCTCTACCTTCGGATCGTCCTTACGACGATCGCTGTCATGATGCTCAGCAGCGTGCTTGCTTTCGTGCTGGCCAACGTTTATTACCAATATAAACTCAAACCTGTCAATGACAGCAAGATCACGCAAGTGGCGGAAAATATCAAACTGTTCTGCGAGAGCCATCCCGCCTCGGCACGGGAACCGTATCTTGAGAGCATCGGAGCGCTGGGCTATCAAATATACGTCGTGGGGCCAAGCGGCAAAAGCAGCTTTTACGGCGGGGCCTTCCGCAATGCCGAGCTTGCTTCTTCCATCATAAAACAGGTTCAGCAGGGGGAAGTGTATCACGGCATCGGACAATTTCCCTCCAAGGCGTTTATTACAGGTTTTTTCGATAATACGCTGGTCAACACAATAGGCGTTCCATTGCATTACGACACGGGTACCTATGCCCTATTCGTTCGTCCCAATATCGATATGCTGTTAGGGGAGCTGCATATATTTCTGGCAGTAATCGTTGTGCTGATCATTCTGCTCAGTATTTTGCTGGTCGTCGTCAGCACCCGCTATATTGTAAAACCGATCACGAAACTGACCGAAGCGACGCAACTGATTTCGCAAGGTACCTACCATTTGAAACTCAACGTAAACCGGAAAGATGAGATTGGACGGCTTGCCAGCCATTTTGCCCAGATGGCCAAAGGACTCGAGCAGTTGGAGGCCATGCGCCAGGAATTCGTGTCCAACGTATCGCATGAAATCCAGTCGCCGCTTTCCTCCATTCAAGGTTTTTCGCAAACGCTGCAGACCGGCGAGGTTAGCGAGGAAGAGCGGAAGCACTATCTGGCGGTCATTGAAAGCGAAGCCAAACGCATGTCCCAAATGAGCAGGCAGCTGCTGATGCTGGCATCCCTGGACAAAGAACAGGATGCGCTCGAAAAAACCACCTTCAACATGGCCGAACAAATCAAAGAAGTGCTGCTAACGACCGAATGGAGCTGGCGCCAGAAAGAACTGGCTATAAATATGCAGCTGCCCGAAGTCCTTATTAGCGCGGACCAAAGGCTGCTGCACCAGGTATGGGTCAATCTCATGACCAACAGTATCAAATTCACGCCGGAAGGCGGCACCATTTCGATCCGGCTGCATCAAGACGATAAAAACGGCTATGTCGATTTTAAAGATTCCGGGATCGGCATTGCCGAAGAAAATATCCCTTATATCTTCAACCGCTTCTACAAAGCCGATAAAGCCCGCAGCCGCAGGGAAGGAGAGACGGGGAGCGGGCTGGGGCTGGCGATTACGCAAAAAATCATCAGCCTGCACGGCGGCACGATTACCGTTGAAAGCCGGGTAAATGAGGGAACCGAGTTTCATATCAAGCTGCCGTTAAAGTGA
- a CDS encoding AraC family transcriptional regulator, producing the protein MNGNQPKRLLNEQYLSESAPFRIFKHRIEGSIEVHWHEFFEMALVLEGEGVHVLNGKSMRLAPGSLFLVTPADFHEIIPDPGSVIILYDVVFTQHVLRQELFQWLFQSSGERACDLAGTVFAAFRAEFDRMWEESELQQAGSEWVSQGALERVLIDMARMGARDREDYQASGHVHPSIRIAVTYIQHHFREPLTLHHVAKHAGLSDNYFSECFRRQLGTPFQVFLQEQRLQFAHALLKLTELPVTEVCLASGFRTLNHFERAFKKKYNHTPRELRSGQRPQFVD; encoded by the coding sequence ATGAACGGCAACCAGCCGAAGCGGCTGTTAAATGAGCAATATTTGTCCGAGTCCGCTCCCTTTCGCATTTTCAAGCACCGGATCGAAGGGAGCATTGAGGTCCATTGGCATGAATTTTTTGAAATGGCTTTGGTGCTTGAAGGGGAGGGCGTTCATGTGCTGAACGGAAAAAGCATGCGCCTTGCGCCAGGCAGCTTATTCCTCGTGACGCCTGCCGATTTTCATGAAATCATTCCCGATCCGGGCAGCGTCATCATTTTGTATGATGTCGTGTTTACCCAGCATGTGCTGCGGCAGGAGCTGTTTCAATGGTTGTTCCAAAGCTCTGGCGAGCGGGCATGCGACTTGGCGGGAACCGTATTTGCGGCTTTCCGCGCAGAATTTGACCGGATGTGGGAGGAGAGCGAGCTGCAGCAGGCCGGAAGCGAATGGGTCTCGCAGGGAGCGCTTGAGCGCGTGTTGATCGATATGGCGCGAATGGGAGCCCGGGATAGAGAGGATTACCAGGCTAGCGGCCATGTGCATCCATCCATTCGGATAGCGGTGACCTATATCCAGCATCATTTCCGCGAACCGCTCACGCTTCATCATGTCGCCAAACATGCCGGCTTGTCGGACAATTATTTCAGCGAATGCTTCCGCAGGCAGCTTGGCACCCCATTCCAGGTGTTTCTGCAGGAACAGCGGCTTCAGTTCGCCCATGCGCTGTTGAAGCTGACGGAGCTGCCTGTCACGGAGGTATGTTTGGCGTCAGGTTTCAGAACATTAAACCATTTCGAGCGAGCCTTCAAAAAGAAATACAACCACACCCCCAGAGAGCTGCGAAGCGGGCAGCGGCCGCAATTCGTTGACTAG
- a CDS encoding threonine/serine exporter family protein encodes MKTSPSLQENQAILEAALLAGKVMLESGAETSRVEDTMERIIRYAIGDIGTFSAYTYVTVNGIFAKLDRVGTQFYRIDRRRYDLNKITKVNQLSRDFAGGRIGFEEMHAALQAAEKESMGQKLRHKLIYTASLSGSIMLIFGGAFDDLPAAMTAGVVAFLSCLWLTRILKVPFLSECGAAFLGGLAGLCMTSLAGRHLDLVMVGAVVPLVPGIAITNAIRDMMARHYISGVVGAIEALFIAGALGAGIAGVYWMFIL; translated from the coding sequence TTGAAAACCAGTCCGTCATTACAAGAAAATCAGGCCATTCTTGAAGCGGCGCTTCTGGCGGGAAAAGTTATGCTGGAAAGCGGGGCGGAGACAAGCCGTGTCGAAGATACGATGGAACGGATTATCCGCTATGCGATCGGCGACATAGGCACATTCAGCGCGTACACGTATGTAACCGTCAACGGCATATTTGCAAAGCTGGATCGGGTCGGTACGCAGTTCTATCGCATTGATCGACGAAGGTATGATTTGAACAAAATAACGAAGGTGAACCAGCTATCGCGTGATTTTGCGGGAGGCCGGATTGGATTCGAAGAAATGCATGCCGCCTTGCAGGCAGCCGAGAAAGAGAGCATGGGGCAGAAGCTCCGGCACAAACTGATCTATACCGCGAGCTTGAGCGGAAGCATTATGCTTATTTTCGGCGGGGCGTTCGATGATTTGCCCGCGGCTATGACGGCCGGGGTCGTCGCCTTTCTTAGTTGTTTGTGGCTGACTCGAATATTAAAGGTTCCCTTTCTTTCCGAGTGCGGCGCGGCTTTTCTTGGCGGATTGGCAGGGTTGTGCATGACTTCCCTCGCAGGCCGTCATCTGGATCTCGTCATGGTGGGAGCCGTCGTTCCGTTAGTGCCGGGAATCGCCATTACCAACGCCATTCGCGATATGATGGCCAGGCATTATATCTCCGGTGTCGTTGGCGCCATCGAAGCTTTATTTATCGCCGGCGCCTTAGGGGCGGGCATTGCCGGCGTCTACTGGATGTTTATCTTGTAA
- a CDS encoding M24 family metallopeptidase, which yields MLEQELNARISKLQEEMRSKGFDSYVVSSREDIWYYTNITYSPEERPFFIVISLDDKPVLVVPKLEEAHVKKGILDTNDIAYWDYPSPAGENWFEVLNDVLGKFRHTGVEGNIPAEHFARIQGTSVELSNLVAKVRQIKSAYEIEKIRFCAKKADETMFDIFQKASRETMVLEMSALSQKSYMELINTMQLDPANSNLLAVVWPAPESAMPHGVPNIYKKYGDGPNVAMTYYRINGYASECERTFFIGEPSASEKEMFVHMMNARNAALSILKAGVKARDIDMAARNYLESYGLLGSLLHRTGHGIGLSNHEAPFVAEGSDDLLTENMVISIEPGIYVEGVGGFRHSDTVLITKDGYELLTKAPTELEKLIF from the coding sequence ATGTTGGAACAAGAGTTGAATGCACGAATCAGCAAATTGCAAGAGGAAATGAGAAGCAAAGGGTTTGATTCCTATGTCGTGTCGTCCCGCGAGGATATCTGGTATTACACGAACATTACCTACAGTCCTGAGGAAAGACCTTTTTTTATCGTGATTTCGCTGGATGACAAACCTGTTCTGGTGGTTCCGAAATTGGAAGAAGCGCATGTCAAAAAAGGAATTCTGGATACGAATGACATTGCTTATTGGGATTATCCTTCTCCTGCAGGCGAAAACTGGTTTGAAGTGCTGAATGACGTGCTCGGGAAGTTTCGGCATACCGGCGTCGAAGGGAACATACCTGCCGAGCATTTTGCCCGCATACAAGGAACCAGCGTCGAGCTGTCCAATCTGGTAGCGAAAGTACGTCAAATCAAAAGCGCCTATGAAATCGAAAAGATCCGGTTCTGTGCAAAAAAGGCCGATGAGACGATGTTTGACATTTTCCAAAAAGCGTCGCGGGAAACCATGGTGCTTGAAATGTCCGCCTTATCGCAGAAATCCTATATGGAGCTAATTAATACAATGCAGCTTGACCCTGCCAACAGCAATTTGCTGGCCGTCGTATGGCCCGCTCCGGAAAGCGCCATGCCGCATGGCGTGCCGAATATTTATAAAAAATACGGGGATGGCCCTAACGTGGCGATGACCTATTATCGAATCAATGGTTATGCATCGGAATGCGAACGCACCTTCTTTATTGGCGAGCCGTCTGCATCCGAAAAGGAAATGTTCGTTCATATGATGAATGCCCGCAATGCGGCGTTATCCATTCTCAAAGCGGGCGTAAAGGCAAGGGATATCGATATGGCCGCACGCAATTATCTGGAATCATACGGCCTGCTTGGCAGCCTGCTGCACCGCACGGGGCATGGTATCGGCCTCAGCAATCATGAGGCGCCGTTCGTGGCGGAAGGAAGCGATGACTTGCTTACGGAAAACATGGTGATCTCCATAGAGCCCGGGATTTACGTGGAAGGCGTCGGGGGGTTCCGGCACTCGGATACCGTTTTGATTACGAAGGATGGCTACGAGTTATTGACGAAAGCTCCGACTGAGTTGGAAAAGCTCATTTTTTGA
- a CDS encoding GntR family transcriptional regulator produces the protein MSQEREPLYIQIQNHFKQLISSRQLVEDDRIPTEKELIDQFQVSRITVANALADLANEGWIYRIPGRGSYVKGIPEKYIQSGRSSAIQEAYAANSPKIGLIFPSIEDFFAIQMVRGIRKALKDSKYSLIVMFTYNSKELEKEAIRELRSRVDGLLIFPVDAEVYNEEIIALKMENYPFVLLDRHLPGVETNVVLSDPLQGSILAVDHLWEQGHRNIAICSNTPMPTVTVEERIQGYNEALKQKGALINPALILTDFSIQDEPFLEDYALSRFIKNKMATAYIALNCTLGVHIWSVARKLGLRVPEDVSIITFDNPSPMLEEFSVFTFINQNEEKMGFEAAKTLLDVLANPNRTPKYSKIVLQPELVANRTTGPVSS, from the coding sequence ATGAGTCAGGAACGGGAACCGCTTTATATCCAGATTCAAAACCACTTCAAGCAATTGATCTCATCCAGACAACTGGTCGAGGACGACCGGATTCCGACCGAAAAGGAATTGATTGACCAGTTTCAGGTCAGCCGTATCACGGTAGCGAACGCATTGGCGGATCTGGCGAATGAAGGCTGGATATACCGCATACCCGGCAGGGGCAGCTACGTCAAAGGCATTCCGGAGAAGTACATTCAAAGCGGCCGCAGCTCAGCCATTCAGGAAGCTTACGCCGCGAATTCGCCCAAAATCGGACTCATCTTTCCGTCCATTGAGGATTTTTTTGCGATTCAGATGGTGCGGGGGATCCGCAAAGCATTAAAGGACAGCAAATATTCGTTGATTGTGATGTTTACATATAATTCGAAGGAACTCGAAAAAGAGGCAATCCGCGAGCTGCGTTCCAGAGTGGATGGCCTGCTCATTTTTCCGGTCGATGCCGAAGTCTATAACGAAGAGATTATTGCGCTCAAGATGGAAAATTATCCGTTTGTCCTCCTGGACCGCCATCTTCCGGGAGTCGAAACGAATGTCGTGTTGTCCGATCCGCTTCAAGGCTCCATTTTGGCCGTGGATCATCTGTGGGAACAGGGGCACCGCAACATTGCGATCTGCTCGAATACGCCGATGCCGACCGTGACGGTGGAGGAGCGGATTCAAGGGTATAACGAGGCGCTGAAGCAGAAGGGGGCGCTGATCAATCCTGCGCTGATTTTGACCGATTTCAGCATTCAGGACGAACCCTTCCTGGAGGACTACGCCTTGTCACGTTTTATCAAAAACAAGATGGCCACCGCTTATATTGCCCTGAATTGCACGCTTGGAGTCCATATTTGGTCCGTGGCGCGCAAGCTGGGGCTGAGGGTACCGGAGGATGTCTCTATTATTACGTTCGATAACCCGAGCCCGATGCTCGAGGAATTCAGCGTGTTTACGTTCATCAACCAAAATGAGGAGAAGATGGGGTTTGAGGCGGCGAAAACGCTGCTGGATGTGCTTGCGAACCCGAACCGGACCCCGAAATACAGCAAAATCGTTCTGCAGCCGGAATTGGTAGCCAATCGCACCACCGGGCCCGTGTCTTCCTAA